In Candidatus Roseilinea sp., one DNA window encodes the following:
- the phnE gene encoding phosphonate ABC transporter, permease protein PhnE has product MSSSLSTPRVADRPAGAPPLLRSLANGARLVTLVMLLAVAWSAIQVGLFHDNLINPGGWALVQQFFAAALRPELSPAFLRLTLESTLVTFAYAISGLALSLVIGFLGGLLSSEVWWLAHRPRRRSPHLQSSISILGSPWLLVRGALAVPRAIHEALWGLFLVRILGLDPLVAILALGIPFGAITAKVFSEILDETPRDALNALLNGGAPPARAMLYGLLPRAFANLTSYSFYRLECAIRSATVLGVIGAGGLGYQILLSLQSLRYQEMWTLMAALLLLSGMTDWLSARIRRALGAPTRSEVNLAADCSAEAAVRARGTPGSRALLGLFIVAVVLTPLSFWYVQPDLGRLFAPRTIALLGDMVGQMFPPDLSPANVAALFNLSVQTLAMSVFAIAVAGLFGILLAYPAAHPARRTGGAMLAYGVTRAFLLFCRAIPAPVWALLILFVMFPGPLPGALAIAVHNLGILGRLIAEAVENADKRPAQALQHAGASPLQAFLYGALPITLPQSLAYVFYRWEIGMRETVIVGFVGAGGLGRLLTEQLSSFDYSGVTATLIALLVLTFIVDVLSTAARRAIR; this is encoded by the coding sequence ATGAGTTCTTCGCTCAGCACGCCGCGTGTAGCCGACCGGCCGGCCGGAGCGCCCCCGCTGCTGCGCAGCCTGGCCAACGGTGCGCGGTTGGTCACGCTCGTGATGCTGCTGGCCGTTGCCTGGTCGGCGATTCAGGTCGGCCTGTTCCACGACAACCTGATCAACCCTGGCGGGTGGGCGCTGGTGCAGCAGTTCTTCGCGGCGGCGCTGCGCCCGGAGTTGAGTCCGGCTTTCCTGCGACTCACGCTCGAGTCCACGTTGGTTACCTTCGCCTACGCCATCAGCGGCCTGGCGCTCAGCTTGGTCATTGGCTTCCTCGGCGGCCTGCTCTCGTCGGAAGTATGGTGGTTGGCCCATCGCCCTCGGCGCCGATCTCCTCATCTCCAGTCGTCAATCTCAATCCTCGGCTCACCTTGGCTGCTCGTGCGGGGCGCGTTGGCCGTGCCGCGCGCGATCCACGAGGCCCTGTGGGGCTTGTTCCTGGTGCGCATCCTCGGCCTCGACCCGCTGGTGGCGATCCTGGCACTGGGCATTCCGTTCGGCGCGATCACGGCCAAGGTGTTCTCGGAAATCCTGGACGAGACGCCGCGCGATGCGTTGAATGCGCTGCTGAACGGCGGCGCGCCGCCGGCGCGGGCGATGCTCTACGGCTTGCTGCCGCGCGCCTTCGCAAACCTCACGTCGTATTCGTTCTATCGCCTCGAATGCGCCATCCGCTCGGCCACGGTGCTGGGCGTGATCGGCGCGGGCGGCCTGGGCTACCAGATTTTGCTCAGCCTGCAATCGCTGCGCTACCAAGAGATGTGGACGCTGATGGCTGCGCTGCTCTTGTTGAGCGGCATGACCGACTGGCTGAGCGCGCGCATCCGCCGGGCGCTCGGCGCGCCGACGCGGTCGGAGGTGAACCTGGCTGCCGATTGCTCGGCAGAGGCGGCTGTGCGCGCGCGCGGCACGCCGGGGTCACGCGCGCTGTTGGGGCTGTTCATCGTCGCAGTCGTGCTCACGCCGTTGTCGTTCTGGTACGTGCAACCCGATCTCGGACGGCTGTTCGCTCCACGCACCATAGCGCTGTTGGGCGATATGGTGGGCCAGATGTTTCCGCCCGACCTGTCGCCGGCGAACGTGGCTGCCCTGTTCAACTTGTCGGTGCAGACGCTAGCGATGTCGGTCTTCGCCATCGCGGTCGCCGGGTTGTTCGGCATCCTGCTCGCATACCCGGCGGCGCATCCGGCACGGCGAACCGGCGGCGCGATGCTCGCCTACGGCGTCACACGTGCCTTTTTGCTCTTCTGCCGCGCCATCCCCGCGCCGGTGTGGGCGCTGCTGATCCTGTTCGTGATGTTCCCCGGCCCGTTGCCGGGCGCACTGGCGATCGCCGTGCACAACCTCGGCATCTTAGGCCGGCTGATCGCCGAGGCGGTGGAGAACGCCGACAAACGGCCGGCCCAGGCCTTGCAACATGCCGGCGCGTCGCCTTTACAGGCGTTTCTATACGGCGCGCTGCCGATCACACTGCCGCAGTCGCTGGCCTACGTCTTCTATCGCTGGGAGATCGGCATGCGCGAGACGGTGATCGTCGGCTTCGTCGGTGCCGGTGGCCTGGGTCGCCTGCTCACCGAGCAACTGAGCAGCTTCGACTACAGCGGCGTGACTGCGACGCTGATCGCGCTGCTCGTCCTGACGTTCATCGTGGACGTGCTGAGCACAGCGGCGCGCCGTGCGATCCGGTGA
- the phnC1 gene encoding phosphonates import ATP-binding protein PhnC 1 (possible pseudo, internal stop codon), with protein MLNRAVSSAIFELKDVAVRYGALAALQGVSLRIAAGERVALIGPSGAGKSTLLGVLNGSIMPTSGEVRLLGQDTARLSARALRRLQRQIGTVYQQFNLVPNLSVIHNVNAGHLGRWSLAKAALSLVIPLERETAARALENVGIADKLYERTSNLSGGQQQRVAIARVLVQNPVAILADEPISSIDPERSREIMTLLRELCDRFDKTLVVSLHALEYAYSHCERIVGLREGRVQFDLPAGDVTPAMVEALYRIRA; from the coding sequence GTGTTGAACCGGGCCGTGTCATCCGCTATCTTCGAGCTGAAAGACGTCGCCGTGCGCTACGGCGCGCTGGCGGCGCTGCAGGGGGTCTCGCTGCGCATCGCGGCCGGCGAGCGCGTCGCGCTGATCGGCCCGAGCGGGGCCGGCAAGAGCACGTTGCTGGGCGTGCTGAACGGTTCGATCATGCCGACAAGCGGCGAGGTGCGCCTGCTGGGTCAAGATACGGCGCGTCTTTCGGCGCGCGCGCTGCGCCGGCTTCAGCGTCAGATCGGCACGGTGTACCAACAGTTCAACTTGGTGCCCAACCTCAGCGTGATCCACAACGTCAACGCCGGCCACCTAGGTCGCTGGTCGCTGGCCAAGGCGGCGCTATCGCTGGTCATCCCGCTCGAACGCGAGACGGCGGCGCGCGCGTTGGAGAACGTGGGCATCGCCGACAAGCTCTACGAGCGCACGAGCAACCTCTCCGGCGGACAACAGCAGCGCGTGGCCATCGCCCGCGTGCTAGTGCAGAACCCGGTAGCCATCCTGGCCGACGAGCCGATCTCCAGCATTGACCCAGAGCGCAGCCGCGAGATCATGACCCTGCTGCGCGAGCTGTGCGACCGGTTCGACAAGACGCTGGTCGTCAGCCTGCACGCCCTGGAATATGCCTATAGCCACTGCGAGCGCATCGTTGGGCTGCGTGAGGGGCGCGTGCAGTTCGATCTGCCGGCCGGTGATGTCACACCGGCGATGGTCGAGGCGTTGTATCGCATCCGGGCATGA